A single Arcobacter sp. FWKO B DNA region contains:
- a CDS encoding phosphomannomutase/phosphoglucomutase, whose protein sequence is MISKSIFREYDIRGIVGGELNEHTVKLIGYFLGVRIYERQSECCTPYVAVGYDARTHSPELFSYLASGLNASGCKVLNMGMVATGVNYFANFNTIDDFNVNATVMITGSHNPSEYNGFKITVNKKPFFGEDIYALGRTIIANQIKEIRFDDRHTTIDVKTPYINYIVNQFSHLKGLNHKFIIDCGNGVADTVLTEIFDKLELKYDGLYCEPDGTFPNHHPDPSDEHNLVDLKQELLKDEYEFAFAYDGDADRIAFLTKKYNVKGDIMAILFAKTMTKPTVIGEVKCSQIMYDIINTSGGKAIMYKTGHSNLKVKLVEEKADFACEVSGHIFFADRYFGYDDAIYATFRVLELIANGMDIDKEISNLPIVYSTEELKVKTTEEAKFVIIEKLKNILQNPPKDFPIIKDIIDVDGLRIVFENGWALVRASNTTPILVTRFESTDKQLVTLYEKKVNELIVLASK, encoded by the coding sequence ATGATAAGTAAATCAATTTTTAGAGAGTATGATATAAGAGGTATTGTTGGTGGTGAACTAAATGAACATACAGTTAAGCTAATAGGCTATTTTCTAGGGGTTAGAATATATGAAAGACAAAGTGAGTGTTGTACCCCTTATGTAGCTGTTGGGTATGATGCAAGAACACATTCTCCTGAGCTTTTTTCTTATCTTGCAAGTGGTTTGAATGCAAGTGGCTGTAAAGTCTTAAATATGGGGATGGTTGCTACAGGTGTAAATTATTTTGCAAATTTTAATACAATAGATGACTTTAATGTAAACGCAACAGTGATGATAACTGGCTCACATAACCCAAGCGAGTATAATGGTTTTAAAATAACAGTCAATAAAAAACCATTCTTTGGTGAAGATATTTATGCTCTTGGTAGAACAATTATAGCAAACCAAATCAAAGAAATAAGGTTTGATGATAGACACACTACAATAGATGTCAAAACACCATATATAAACTATATTGTTAATCAGTTCTCTCACTTAAAAGGATTGAATCACAAGTTTATAATTGATTGTGGTAATGGAGTTGCAGATACTGTATTAACAGAGATTTTTGATAAACTTGAGCTTAAATATGATGGACTTTATTGTGAGCCTGATGGAACTTTCCCAAATCACCATCCAGACCCAAGTGATGAGCATAATTTAGTAGATTTAAAACAAGAGTTATTAAAAGATGAATACGAATTTGCTTTTGCATATGATGGTGATGCTGATAGAATTGCATTTTTGACAAAGAAATATAATGTAAAAGGTGATATAATGGCAATACTATTTGCCAAAACTATGACAAAGCCTACTGTTATTGGTGAAGTTAAATGTAGCCAGATAATGTATGACATTATAAATACAAGTGGCGGTAAAGCTATAATGTATAAAACAGGTCACAGTAACCTAAAAGTAAAACTAGTTGAAGAAAAAGCTGATTTTGCTTGTGAGGTTAGTGGGCATATTTTCTTTGCTGATAGATATTTTGGATATGATGATGCAATATATGCTACATTTAGAGTATTGGAACTTATAGCAAATGGTATGGATATAGATAAAGAGATTTCAAACTTGCCTATAGTTTACAGCACAGAAGAGTTGAAAGTAAAAACTACTGAAGAAGCAAAATTTGTAATAATTGAGAAACTTAAAAATATCTTGCAAAATCCACCAAAAGATTTTCCTATTATAAAAGATATTATAGATGTAGATGGACTTAGAATAGTTTTTGAAAATGGATGGGCACTTGTAAGAGCAAGTAATACCACACCAATTTTAGTAACTAGATTTGAATCAACTGACAAGCAATTGGTAACTTTATATGAGAAAAAAGTAAATGAACTTATAGTTTTGGCAAGTAAGTAA
- a CDS encoding PhnA domain-containing protein translates to MSIEKDLEKRSNGVCELCGSNEDLKAYQVNLNDDGLDGSVLLCGVCNSNVDSPKEIDMNHWRCLSDSMWNENQIVQILAYRTLKQLNDPWANELLDMMYLDDEAKAIAEAGIVSEDDSEVKKDANGNILVEGDSVTIIKDLEVKGAGFTAKRGTVVKGIGLGDVAGHIEGKVNGTKIYLKTCFLKKV, encoded by the coding sequence ATGAGTATAGAAAAAGATTTAGAAAAAAGAAGCAATGGTGTATGTGAGTTATGTGGAAGTAATGAGGATTTAAAAGCATATCAAGTAAATTTAAATGATGATGGACTTGATGGGAGTGTTTTACTTTGTGGTGTGTGTAACTCAAATGTAGATAGCCCAAAAGAGATAGATATGAACCATTGGAGATGTTTAAGTGACTCTATGTGGAATGAAAACCAAATAGTTCAAATCTTAGCTTATAGAACTCTAAAACAGCTAAATGACCCATGGGCTAACGAACTTCTTGATATGATGTATCTTGATGATGAAGCGAAGGCTATTGCTGAAGCTGGGATTGTAAGTGAAGATGATAGTGAAGTCAAAAAAGATGCAAATGGAAATATTTTAGTTGAAGGTGATAGTGTAACTATTATAAAAGATTTAGAAGTAAAAGGTGCTGGTTTTACTGCAAAAAGAGGAACAGTAGTAAAAGGTATAGGGCTTGGTGATGTTGCTGGGCATATTGAAGGTAAAGTAAACGGTACTAAGATATATCTAAAAACTTGCTTTTTAAAGAAAGTTTAA
- the rimM gene encoding ribosome maturation factor RimM (Essential for efficient processing of 16S rRNA), with protein sequence MNKVYLGKLGKTVGLNGLVKIYLDTDFPTQIKKGTILQTNKKIELCVEKFDLDKSTIKFNSYDDCDSAKKLTNLELYTTIENTKDSIKLKENEFFWFDILGCNIYENDILLGNVVEIHRFPLHDYLEITVTEDLQKKGLPKVFLIPYIKDEYILKVDTSLKTIEVQNSYQILENS encoded by the coding sequence ATGAATAAAGTGTACCTTGGTAAACTTGGTAAAACTGTGGGGCTAAATGGATTGGTTAAAATCTATTTAGACACAGATTTTCCTACCCAAATCAAAAAAGGGACCATTTTACAAACAAATAAAAAAATTGAATTATGTGTAGAAAAATTTGATTTGGACAAAAGTACCATCAAATTTAACTCATATGACGACTGCGACAGTGCAAAAAAACTTACAAATTTAGAACTTTATACAACAATAGAAAATACAAAAGATTCAATTAAATTAAAAGAAAATGAATTTTTCTGGTTTGATATTTTGGGGTGTAATATTTATGAAAATGATATTTTATTAGGAAATGTAGTTGAAATACATAGATTTCCATTACATGATTATCTTGAAATAACTGTAACTGAAGATTTACAAAAAAAAGGGTTACCTAAAGTATTTCTTATCCCTTATATAAAAGATGAATACATACTTAAAGTTGATACAAGTTTAAAAACTATAGAAGTTCAAAACTCATACCAAATACTTGAAAATAGCTAA
- a CDS encoding KH domain-containing protein, giving the protein MVTDFIQTYAKLIASYPELISVSVSEVDGDFCEIFIKAHQIDVGKLIGKNGNMINSLKTIINGCKAKDNMSYKIQVVAIDE; this is encoded by the coding sequence ATGGTAACAGACTTTATACAAACCTATGCAAAACTTATTGCAAGTTATCCAGAACTTATATCTGTTAGTGTTAGTGAAGTTGATGGCGACTTTTGTGAAATCTTTATCAAAGCACACCAAATAGATGTAGGTAAACTTATAGGAAAAAATGGGAATATGATAAATTCTCTTAAAACTATAATAAATGGTTGCAAAGCAAAAGACAATATGTCTTATAAAATACAAGTGGTTGCAATAGATGAATAA
- the rpsP gene encoding 30S ribosomal protein S16 yields the protein MTVIRLTRMGRNKKPFYRIVVTDSRKRRDSGWIESIGYYNPVVEPKVVKIDEERLNYWIGVGAQMSEKVKKLAGK from the coding sequence ATGACAGTAATTAGACTTACAAGAATGGGAAGAAACAAAAAACCATTTTATAGAATAGTTGTAACAGACAGCAGAAAAAGAAGAGATAGTGGTTGGATAGAATCAATTGGTTATTATAACCCAGTTGTAGAGCCAAAAGTTGTAAAAATTGATGAAGAAAGACTTAACTACTGGATAGGTGTTGGCGCTCAAATGAGTGAAAAAGTTAAAAAACTAGCTGGTAAATAA
- the ffh gene encoding signal recognition particle protein has protein sequence MFDFITDSIKGTINKIRFQDDEKALKNAIAELRKSLLKFDVHHKTTKQLVTNVEIETKKAGIGQNSFLKALKDELTSILTAKGNQGFVFSSTPPTVILMTGLQGSGKTTTTGKLANYLKLRKKKVLVAACDLQRLAAVEQLKQIAAQIDVDIYFDDNEKDPIKIALAAKEKAKKELYDVLLIDTAGRLAIDEDLMNELYNVKEAVKPNEIFYVADALTGHDATRTATTFKEKIGIDGVILSKFDGDTKGGVALSIANQVEVPLRFIGIGEKMPDLEVFIPDRIVSRLLGAGDIEGLAEKTAAVMDEKKAKVVAKKIQKGEFNFNDFLEQLEMMKKLGSLKSVISMIPGLSQMAGALKEMDLDNSKEVVQIKALISSMTPKERENPDLLNPSRKKRISTGAGLNEMQVNKILKQFKNASKMAKKLSSKGGMKGFTNMLSQAQKGIPR, from the coding sequence GTGTTTGATTTTATTACGGATTCTATAAAAGGTACTATAAATAAAATAAGATTTCAAGATGATGAAAAAGCATTAAAGAATGCTATTGCTGAACTTAGAAAATCTTTACTAAAATTTGATGTTCATCATAAAACTACAAAACAACTTGTTACAAATGTAGAAATAGAAACGAAAAAAGCTGGAATTGGTCAAAATTCGTTTTTAAAAGCTCTTAAAGATGAGCTAACATCTATTCTTACAGCAAAAGGAAATCAAGGTTTTGTATTTTCAAGTACACCCCCTACTGTTATATTAATGACAGGTCTTCAAGGTAGTGGTAAAACTACAACTACAGGGAAACTTGCAAATTATCTAAAACTTAGAAAGAAAAAAGTTCTTGTTGCTGCTTGTGACTTACAAAGGTTAGCAGCTGTTGAACAACTAAAGCAAATTGCAGCTCAAATAGATGTAGACATATATTTTGATGATAATGAAAAAGATCCTATTAAAATAGCACTTGCAGCAAAAGAAAAAGCAAAAAAAGAGCTTTATGATGTACTTCTAATAGATACGGCTGGTCGTTTGGCAATTGACGAAGATCTTATGAATGAGCTTTATAATGTTAAAGAAGCGGTAAAACCAAATGAAATTTTTTATGTTGCGGATGCTCTTACAGGACATGATGCCACTAGAACTGCAACAACTTTTAAAGAAAAAATTGGAATAGATGGTGTTATATTATCAAAATTTGATGGTGATACAAAAGGTGGTGTTGCACTTTCTATAGCAAATCAAGTTGAAGTACCACTTAGATTTATAGGTATTGGTGAGAAAATGCCTGATCTTGAGGTATTCATACCTGATAGAATAGTAAGCAGACTTTTAGGTGCAGGGGATATTGAAGGTTTAGCAGAAAAAACAGCTGCTGTTATGGATGAGAAAAAAGCAAAAGTTGTAGCTAAAAAAATTCAAAAGGGTGAATTTAACTTTAATGACTTTTTAGAGCAACTTGAAATGATGAAAAAACTTGGTAGTTTAAAATCTGTTATATCAATGATTCCAGGACTTTCTCAAATGGCTGGAGCACTTAAAGAGATGGATTTAGACAACTCAAAAGAAGTAGTTCAAATAAAAGCTCTTATAAGCTCAATGACGCCAAAAGAAAGAGAAAATCCTGACTTATTAAACCCAAGCAGAAAAAAAAGAATTTCAACTGGTGCAGGGCTTAATGAAATGCAAGTAAATAAAATACTAAAGCAGTTTAAAAACGCATCAAAAATGGCGAAAAAGCTATCAAGCAAAGGTGGAATGAAAGGCTTTACAAATATGTTATCTCAAGCACAAAAAGGGATACCAAGATAA
- a CDS encoding methyl-accepting chemotaxis protein, which translates to MVFINNLNISNKINIIALIATISLVVVAIFIYFRLTSLQSNYQNTNSVGELAVTITKTSEQGLQVVNALRGTIINPSDTKAKENFIKAVEDFDGLIKSLSKSSSISKGYTRFEIEKLYLEMQTNLYQVTKKFRNNELTTKEDNSVVTSKWRPLKAKLIEWENANKQRTEELNNNFTSTTSNTTTFIILILVIIISVIVGIIQLISKLIANQLSVFQNGLLTFFSFLNKETTKAELISLDSKDEFGQMAKVINQNITTIEQDLIKDTKTVLATIKVVDSVKNGDLSHNVSVVPANPQLLELTKTLNEMLEILRSKVGTDLNAISKVLSDFAQYNFTTKVPNSKGEIEKAINDLGEEISQLLKQSLTIGKTLDDVSDQLIGNVEVLNRNSNHAAASLEETAAALEEITSTITNNSNSVSQMATYSNQVSSSAKKGQELAKNTTTAMDEITSQVSLINEAIAVIDQIAFQTNILSLNAAVEAATAGEAGKGFAVVAGEVRNLASRSAEAAKEIKHIVENATQKADQGKAISNEMIKGYEELLENINKTTQMIDEISTASKEQEAGIIQINDAITQLDQQTQANASIANQTKQVALQTDTIAKEIVADAMKKDFIGKNF; encoded by the coding sequence ATGGTTTTTATAAATAATTTGAATATAAGCAATAAAATAAATATAATTGCTTTAATTGCCACTATATCATTGGTCGTGGTAGCAATCTTTATATATTTTAGGTTAACAAGTTTACAAAGCAACTATCAAAACACCAACTCAGTTGGTGAGCTTGCTGTAACAATTACTAAAACTTCAGAACAAGGTTTACAGGTAGTAAATGCTTTACGAGGAACTATAATCAATCCGTCAGATACGAAAGCAAAGGAAAATTTCATTAAAGCTGTCGAAGATTTTGATGGCTTAATAAAATCTTTATCTAAGAGTTCTTCTATTTCAAAAGGTTATACTAGATTTGAGATAGAAAAACTTTATTTAGAAATGCAAACAAATTTGTATCAGGTTACAAAAAAATTTAGAAACAATGAGTTAACAACAAAAGAAGATAATTCAGTTGTGACATCAAAATGGAGACCTTTGAAGGCAAAATTAATTGAATGGGAAAATGCTAATAAACAAAGAACAGAAGAGTTAAACAATAACTTTACATCAACTACATCTAATACTACAACTTTTATTATTTTAATCTTAGTAATAATAATATCAGTAATAGTTGGTATTATACAATTAATATCTAAACTTATCGCAAATCAATTAAGTGTATTTCAGAATGGCTTACTCACATTCTTTTCATTTTTAAATAAAGAAACTACTAAAGCTGAACTAATTTCTCTTGATAGTAAAGATGAATTTGGTCAGATGGCTAAAGTTATTAATCAAAATATTACTACTATTGAGCAAGACCTAATTAAAGATACAAAAACTGTTTTAGCTACTATTAAGGTGGTTGATAGTGTTAAAAACGGTGATTTAAGTCACAATGTATCTGTAGTTCCTGCTAATCCACAGTTACTTGAGCTTACTAAAACACTAAATGAAATGCTTGAAATACTAAGAAGTAAAGTTGGAACTGACCTAAATGCTATTTCAAAAGTCTTATCAGATTTTGCTCAATACAACTTTACTACAAAAGTACCAAATAGCAAGGGTGAAATTGAAAAAGCAATTAATGATTTAGGAGAAGAGATATCACAGCTATTAAAACAATCACTTACAATTGGAAAAACATTAGATGATGTTTCAGATCAGTTAATAGGAAATGTTGAAGTATTAAACCGTAATTCTAACCATGCAGCTGCAAGTTTAGAAGAAACAGCTGCTGCACTTGAAGAAATTACAAGTACTATTACAAACAACTCTAACAGTGTATCACAAATGGCAACTTACTCAAATCAAGTAAGCTCTTCAGCAAAAAAAGGACAAGAACTTGCTAAAAACACTACAACTGCTATGGACGAGATTACATCACAAGTTAGTCTAATAAATGAAGCAATAGCAGTAATTGATCAAATTGCATTCCAAACAAATATCTTATCTTTAAATGCTGCTGTTGAAGCTGCAACTGCAGGAGAAGCTGGAAAAGGATTTGCTGTTGTTGCTGGAGAAGTAAGAAATCTTGCTTCAAGAAGTGCTGAAGCTGCTAAAGAGATAAAGCATATTGTAGAAAATGCAACTCAAAAAGCTGACCAAGGTAAAGCTATAAGTAATGAGATGATAAAAGGGTATGAAGAATTACTAGAAAACATAAATAAAACAACACAAATGATTGATGAGATTTCTACAGCCTCTAAAGAACAAGAAGCTGGAATAATCCAAATAAATGATGCAATAACTCAACTTGACCAACAAACTCAAGCAAATGCATCTATTGCTAATCAAACCAAACAAGTAGCACTTCAAACTGACACTATCGCAAAAGAAATTGTGGCTGATGCTATGAAAAAAGATTTTATTGGGAAGAACTTTTAA
- a CDS encoding radical SAM/SPASM domain-containing protein, translated as MVNYIKKDHTIKFNHIYIELTTICGLNCFFCPPTNRKSHIMSLEMFDNISLEVKDFTDEIYLHIVGDPMVLSNLSEYIQIASKYDLKVNITTSGFYMDKTKYEILCAKNIKQINFSLNSFNANETNITFETYMDNILNFCIYKQSSPNNMFINLRLWNEDESKSASKYNERVFQKLKSFFGLERIDISGKKARVSNKVLLSFDEYFEWPNLNNTYYEPNGYCLGLKSHIAISSNGIVVPCCLDKDEVIVLGDLKKEKLKDILQNKKANDIINGFKKNTAVEELCKKCSYKSRFNSYGN; from the coding sequence ATGGTAAACTACATTAAAAAGGATCACACAATCAAATTCAATCATATTTATATAGAACTTACCACAATTTGTGGACTTAATTGTTTTTTTTGTCCACCAACAAATAGAAAGTCACATATTATGTCTTTGGAAATGTTTGATAATATATCTCTAGAGGTAAAAGATTTTACAGATGAGATTTATTTACATATTGTTGGTGATCCTATGGTGCTGTCAAATTTATCTGAATATATACAAATTGCATCTAAGTATGATTTGAAAGTCAATATTACAACTAGTGGATTTTATATGGACAAAACAAAATATGAAATACTTTGTGCAAAAAATATAAAGCAAATAAATTTTTCACTGAATAGTTTTAATGCAAATGAAACTAATATTACTTTTGAAACATATATGGACAATATACTAAATTTTTGTATATATAAACAATCCTCACCAAATAATATGTTTATCAATCTTAGACTTTGGAATGAAGATGAAAGTAAAAGTGCAAGTAAATATAATGAAAGAGTATTTCAAAAGTTAAAATCTTTTTTTGGACTTGAACGAATAGATATAAGTGGGAAAAAAGCAAGAGTGTCTAATAAAGTATTACTTAGTTTTGATGAATATTTTGAATGGCCAAATTTAAATAATACATATTATGAGCCAAATGGGTATTGTTTGGGATTAAAGTCTCATATTGCAATATCTTCCAATGGTATAGTTGTTCCTTGTTGTTTAGATAAAGATGAAGTGATAGTTTTAGGTGATTTGAAAAAAGAAAAACTAAAAGATATATTACAAAACAAAAAAGCAAATGATATAATTAATGGTTTTAAAAAAAATACAGCAGTTGAAGAGTTATGCAAAAAGTGTAGCTATAAAAGCAGATTTAATTCATATGGTAATTAA
- a CDS encoding FeoA family protein encodes MTLDKSNIGDKVVVKKFLNDDMLKTRVYSFGMIEGSTLEIVNISLAKQTIQVKSDDGTLIGLRLTEAKNIEVSK; translated from the coding sequence ATGACATTAGATAAGAGTAATATTGGCGATAAAGTAGTTGTTAAAAAATTTTTAAATGATGATATGCTTAAAACAAGGGTTTATTCCTTTGGTATGATAGAAGGCTCAACTTTGGAGATTGTAAATATTTCTTTAGCTAAACAAACTATACAGGTCAAAAGTGATGATGGAACATTAATAGGACTAAGATTAACTGAAGCAAAAAATATCGAGGTAAGCAAATGA
- the feoB gene encoding ferrous iron transport protein B, translated as MTPIKIVLAGQPNVGKSMLINSISKSNLKVGNFSGVTVEKTEVCFEHDCHIFELVDLPGTYSIDGFSKEEIVAKDYLANNDYDVIVNVIDSTHLQRNLLLTMELARTNKKIVIALNMDDEAQKEGIFIDVEQFCAITGIKAVKVSASKKTGIDNLLQAIHDVYEEPRCSHKIIYNDSIEQEIFHISMFLEQKNFLYKDLTNREIAIRLIAGEKELFKVVHEHPIYLELQPLLLSSLNNIYEYYETKNIKDIFKKEDFAIAKGLTTEVVSQKIQKSQNLTQKIDSILINKFAGIPIFLFFMWALFQITFELGSIPMDYIEVFFGSLSEAVSNSLGDGLLRDMIADGIIPGVGAVVLFLPNIVILYIGIALLETTGYMSRVAFLFDGFFHKFGLHGKSFIPLVTGFGCSVPAYMAARTLKSEKDRLITLFVIGFMSCGARLPVYVLFVGTFFASTNAGNVLFAIYIAGAFMGLLMAKLLRVTAFKGADEPFVMEMPKYRLPTLRLLWFTVSNNAYLYLKKAGTFILAASVLIWVASTYPKNYEMIQEYESQIELLEDEDEIAHLELELSQKSLEQSYLGIIGKSTEFLFAPLGFDWKLTIALEAGLAAKEVIVATLGILYNVGIDLDEESTSLQQALAQSIPLPTAVAFIVFVMLYLPCLAASVVFAKEAGGYKYLGYLFVFTTATAWIMSFIAYNLVLILL; from the coding sequence ATGACTCCTATTAAAATAGTTTTAGCTGGACAACCAAATGTTGGTAAAAGTATGCTTATCAACTCTATTTCAAAATCAAATCTAAAAGTTGGAAATTTTTCTGGTGTAACAGTTGAAAAAACAGAAGTATGTTTTGAACATGATTGCCATATTTTTGAACTTGTTGATTTACCTGGAACTTATTCGATAGATGGTTTTTCAAAAGAAGAGATTGTTGCAAAAGACTATCTTGCAAATAATGACTACGATGTTATAGTAAATGTTATAGATTCTACACACTTACAAAGAAATCTTTTACTTACTATGGAACTTGCAAGAACAAATAAAAAAATAGTCATAGCATTAAATATGGATGATGAGGCACAAAAAGAGGGTATTTTTATTGATGTTGAGCAATTTTGTGCAATTACAGGGATAAAAGCTGTTAAAGTTTCTGCATCGAAAAAAACTGGAATAGACAATCTTTTACAAGCTATTCATGATGTATATGAAGAGCCAAGATGCTCCCATAAGATAATCTATAATGACTCTATAGAACAAGAAATTTTTCATATTTCAATGTTTTTAGAACAAAAGAATTTTTTGTATAAAGATTTAACTAATCGAGAAATTGCGATAAGACTTATTGCTGGGGAAAAAGAACTTTTTAAAGTTGTGCATGAACATCCAATATATTTGGAACTTCAACCTTTGCTGTTAAGTAGTCTAAATAATATTTATGAATACTATGAAACAAAGAATATAAAAGATATATTTAAAAAAGAGGATTTTGCAATAGCTAAAGGGCTTACTACAGAAGTTGTATCCCAAAAAATACAAAAATCACAAAATCTTACACAAAAAATTGATTCAATTTTGATAAATAAATTTGCTGGAATTCCAATATTTTTATTTTTTATGTGGGCACTATTTCAAATTACATTTGAATTGGGTTCAATCCCTATGGATTATATAGAGGTCTTTTTTGGTTCACTTAGCGAAGCTGTTAGTAACTCTTTAGGTGATGGATTGCTTAGGGATATGATAGCTGATGGTATTATTCCAGGTGTTGGTGCTGTGGTATTATTCTTACCAAATATAGTGATATTATATATTGGTATTGCACTATTAGAAACTACTGGATATATGAGTAGAGTAGCATTTTTATTTGATGGATTTTTTCATAAATTTGGACTTCACGGAAAAAGTTTTATTCCCCTTGTAACAGGCTTTGGATGTAGTGTTCCAGCATATATGGCTGCAAGAACTTTAAAAAGTGAAAAAGATAGACTGATTACTTTATTTGTAATAGGCTTTATGAGTTGTGGAGCGAGATTACCTGTGTATGTACTATTTGTTGGTACTTTTTTTGCTTCTACAAATGCGGGAAATGTATTATTTGCAATATATATAGCAGGTGCTTTTATGGGACTTTTGATGGCAAAACTTTTAAGAGTTACTGCATTTAAAGGAGCAGATGAACCATTTGTAATGGAAATGCCAAAATATAGACTTCCAACATTGAGATTGCTTTGGTTTACCGTATCAAATAATGCTTATTTATATCTAAAAAAAGCTGGAACTTTTATACTTGCAGCTTCTGTTCTTATATGGGTAGCAAGTACATATCCAAAAAACTATGAGATGATACAAGAGTATGAGAGTCAAATAGAATTATTAGAAGATGAAGATGAAATAGCACACTTAGAACTAGAACTTTCTCAAAAGTCATTAGAACAGAGTTATTTAGGTATTATTGGTAAAAGTACAGAATTTTTATTTGCACCACTTGGTTTTGATTGGAAGCTTACAATTGCTCTTGAAGCTGGACTTGCGGCAAAAGAGGTGATAGTTGCTACACTTGGGATTTTATATAATGTTGGTATAGATTTGGATGAAGAAAGTACATCATTGCAACAAGCTTTAGCTCAAAGTATCCCATTGCCAACAGCTGTTGCGTTTATAGTGTTTGTAATGTTATATCTTCCATGCCTTGCAGCTAGTGTAGTTTTTGCGAAAGAAGCTGGAGGATACAAATATCTTGGATATCTATTTGTATTTACAACAGCTACAGCTTGGATTATGTCATTTATTGCGTATAATTTGGTTTTAATTTTATTATAA